In Rhizobium sp. N324, a single genomic region encodes these proteins:
- a CDS encoding VOC family protein: protein MAKMIHSMIRVLDEARSVAFYSKAFGLSVADRVDFETFTLIYLSNAETGFELELTVNKGRSEPYDLGNAYGHLAVSVEEVTVERERLSKLGLKPGQLVELNRDGKLFGLFFFVTDPDGYKIEVLQRHGRFL, encoded by the coding sequence TTGGCAAAGATGATCCACTCGATGATCCGCGTTCTCGACGAGGCGCGCTCGGTCGCATTCTACAGCAAGGCCTTCGGCCTTTCGGTCGCCGACCGCGTCGATTTCGAAACCTTCACGCTGATCTATCTCAGCAATGCAGAGACCGGCTTCGAACTGGAGCTGACGGTCAACAAGGGCCGGAGCGAACCCTACGATCTGGGCAATGCCTACGGCCATCTCGCCGTCTCCGTCGAGGAGGTGACCGTCGAGCGTGAACGGCTGTCGAAGCTGGGGCTGAAGCCGGGTCAGCTGGTGGAACTCAACCGCGACGGCAAACTCTTCGGCCTGTTCTTCTTCGTCACCGATCCCGACGGCTACAAGATCGAAGTGCTGCAGCGTCACGGCCGGTTTCTCTAG
- a CDS encoding ABC transporter permease, producing the protein MEETSAVRRLDRLGVVLVAGGIAATALMPFIYVKANRIAAGKPMLLTQLLPQPSVVILTALLILTGFAALFLRSAMARLVIATICLAALVVAIGLTSTAATPPGSTVARMTPGGGFWVLFAVIGLVISDALVKIRLAPWMRVAALAAYTALLFISLSSGLLDSLSIMKEFSTRAPQFETEALSHLLLAFGSLAIAIILGLPLGILCFWVPKLRAIVLQGLSLIQTIPSLALFGLLMLPLGYLATHVPLASAIGIRGIGTAPALIALVLYSLLPIVANTVVGLQGVDPSVRDAAAGMGLTRRQILTGIDMPLAFPVILTGIRIVLVQAIGMVTIAALIGGGGFGIFIFQGLGQTAMDLVLLGAVPTVFFAFSSAVILDAVIDSIRGSAA; encoded by the coding sequence ATGGAAGAAACCTCAGCGGTCCGCAGGCTGGACCGGCTCGGCGTGGTTCTGGTGGCGGGCGGCATTGCGGCGACGGCATTGATGCCCTTCATCTACGTCAAGGCGAACCGCATTGCCGCCGGCAAGCCGATGCTGCTGACGCAGCTTCTTCCCCAGCCCTCCGTCGTCATCCTGACCGCGCTTCTCATTCTCACCGGCTTCGCCGCGCTGTTTCTCCGCAGCGCAATGGCGCGGCTCGTCATCGCCACAATCTGCCTCGCGGCGCTGGTCGTTGCGATCGGCCTCACCTCGACTGCGGCGACGCCGCCCGGCAGCACCGTGGCGCGCATGACGCCCGGCGGCGGTTTCTGGGTGCTGTTTGCGGTGATCGGGCTCGTCATCTCCGATGCGCTGGTGAAGATAAGGCTGGCGCCGTGGATGCGGGTCGCAGCGCTTGCGGCCTATACGGCGCTGCTCTTCATCTCGCTGTCTTCAGGCCTGCTCGACAGCCTGTCGATCATGAAGGAATTTTCGACGCGGGCGCCGCAGTTCGAGACCGAGGCACTCTCGCATCTGCTGCTCGCCTTCGGCTCGCTTGCCATTGCCATCATCCTCGGCCTGCCGCTCGGCATCCTCTGCTTCTGGGTGCCGAAGCTGCGGGCGATCGTGCTGCAGGGCTTGAGCCTGATCCAGACCATCCCGAGCCTGGCGCTCTTCGGCCTCTTGATGCTGCCGCTCGGTTATCTCGCCACCCATGTGCCGCTGGCATCAGCGATCGGCATTCGCGGCATCGGCACGGCGCCTGCCTTGATCGCACTTGTGCTCTATTCGCTGCTGCCGATCGTCGCCAATACCGTCGTCGGCCTGCAGGGCGTCGATCCTTCGGTGCGCGATGCGGCGGCCGGCATGGGGCTGACGCGCCGGCAGATCCTCACCGGCATCGACATGCCGCTCGCCTTTCCCGTCATCCTCACCGGCATCCGCATCGTGCTGGTGCAGGCGATCGGCATGGTGACGATCGCGGCGCTGATCGGCGGCGGCGGCTTCGGCATCTTCATCTTCCAGGGCCTCGGCCAGACGGCCATGGATCTCGTCCTGCTCGGCGCCGTGCCGACCGTCTTCTTCGCCTTTTCATCGGCCGTCATCCTCGATGCGGTCATCGACAGCATTCGGGGATCCGCCGCATGA
- a CDS encoding glycoside hydrolase family 2 protein, whose amino-acid sequence MIEKTELNSGWTLHCNDTGRPGLPDTIPATVPGCVHLDLLASRLIPDPYIDVNEITNDWIGKTDWTYRCTFEAVPDDGRVQELVFDGLDTVAVIALNGEEVGRSFNMHRTYRFDVSGLLKTGANELTVSFRSAYAYGAEMEKHYGYRPNNYPGPGNLMRKMACNFGWDWGPTLVTAGLWKPVRLESWDRARLAETRVSATLAGGDGLVKIHAKVARHGEVKPCRLVATLGGVTTTVAIGAGEDIAAFELRLPSPKLWWPHHLGAQPLYPLTLELIDDAGGDPLDTYQRELGFRSLRLDTAADAHGSAFTFVINDVPLFIAGANWIPDDCFPSRVTAERYAARIEEAKAANIHMLRVWGGGIFERDEFYEACDRMGMLVWQDFLFACAAYPEEEPLKSEVEAEVRDNVVRLMPHASLVLWNGNNENIWGFDEWGWRPIIKAGETWGLGYYLDLLPRLCAELDPDRPYYPGSPYSGSMEIEANADAHGCKHIWDVWNDVGYEVYRDHIPRFCSEFGWQAPAAWATIEESVHDAPLTPQSNGVFHHQKATQGNDKLIRGLAGHLPEPKTMDDWHFATQLNQARAIRFAVEHMRSHRDICKGAVVWQFNDCWPVTSWAALDSAGRRKPLWYALKAAYDPRLLTIQPRDGGLAAVAVNERTLFWRAKIAGKRLRLDGTVLAEFEFWRLLCDRFEAKEFPLPEDIVRPGLPKEEVIVVEMLDRRAFHYFLEDIELALSVPRLAVDVTGIDGGFAVKVTAENFLKDLCLMADRLDPDAVVDTMLVTLLPGESHVFAVATAKVISANDIVVGTVLRSANDLVAGR is encoded by the coding sequence ATGATCGAAAAGACCGAGCTCAATTCCGGCTGGACGCTTCACTGCAACGATACAGGAAGACCGGGCCTGCCTGATACGATCCCCGCGACGGTGCCGGGCTGCGTGCACCTCGACCTTCTCGCCAGCCGGCTGATCCCCGATCCCTATATCGACGTCAACGAGATCACCAACGACTGGATCGGCAAGACCGACTGGACCTATCGCTGCACGTTCGAGGCCGTGCCTGATGATGGCAGGGTGCAGGAACTCGTCTTCGACGGGCTCGATACGGTCGCAGTGATTGCGCTGAACGGCGAAGAGGTCGGCCGCAGCTTCAACATGCATCGCACCTATCGTTTCGATGTTTCCGGGCTTCTGAAAACAGGCGCCAACGAACTCACCGTCAGCTTCCGCTCCGCCTACGCCTATGGCGCGGAGATGGAAAAACACTACGGCTACCGGCCCAACAATTATCCGGGACCGGGCAATCTGATGCGCAAGATGGCCTGCAACTTCGGCTGGGACTGGGGGCCGACGCTGGTGACGGCGGGCCTGTGGAAACCGGTCAGGCTGGAAAGCTGGGATCGGGCGCGGCTTGCCGAGACAAGGGTTTCGGCAACGCTTGCCGGTGGCGACGGGCTGGTGAAGATCCATGCGAAGGTGGCGCGTCATGGCGAGGTGAAGCCGTGCCGGCTGGTCGCGACGCTCGGCGGCGTGACGACGACGGTTGCGATCGGCGCCGGAGAAGACATAGCCGCCTTCGAGCTTCGCCTGCCCTCGCCAAAACTCTGGTGGCCGCATCATCTCGGCGCCCAGCCGCTCTATCCCCTGACGCTCGAACTGATCGACGATGCCGGCGGCGATCCGCTCGACACCTATCAGCGGGAACTCGGTTTCCGTTCGCTGAGGCTCGACACCGCAGCTGACGCGCATGGCTCGGCCTTCACCTTCGTCATCAACGACGTGCCGCTGTTCATCGCCGGCGCGAACTGGATTCCCGACGATTGTTTCCCCTCGCGGGTGACGGCCGAGCGCTACGCCGCGCGGATCGAGGAGGCGAAGGCCGCCAATATCCACATGCTGCGCGTCTGGGGCGGCGGTATCTTCGAGCGCGACGAATTCTACGAGGCCTGCGACCGCATGGGCATGCTGGTCTGGCAGGATTTCCTCTTTGCCTGCGCCGCCTATCCCGAGGAGGAGCCGCTGAAGAGTGAGGTCGAGGCCGAAGTGCGCGACAACGTCGTGCGGCTGATGCCGCATGCCTCGCTGGTTCTCTGGAACGGCAACAACGAAAACATCTGGGGCTTCGACGAATGGGGCTGGCGGCCGATCATCAAGGCCGGCGAGACGTGGGGGCTCGGCTATTATCTCGACCTGCTGCCGCGGCTCTGTGCCGAGCTCGATCCCGACCGGCCCTATTATCCGGGCAGCCCCTATTCCGGTTCGATGGAGATCGAGGCCAATGCCGACGCCCATGGCTGCAAACATATCTGGGACGTGTGGAACGATGTCGGTTACGAGGTCTACCGCGACCATATCCCGCGCTTCTGCTCCGAATTCGGCTGGCAGGCGCCGGCCGCCTGGGCGACGATCGAAGAAAGCGTGCATGACGCGCCGCTGACGCCGCAATCGAACGGCGTCTTCCATCATCAGAAGGCGACGCAGGGTAATGACAAGCTGATCCGCGGTCTCGCCGGCCATCTGCCGGAGCCGAAGACGATGGACGACTGGCACTTCGCCACCCAGCTCAACCAGGCCCGCGCCATCCGCTTCGCCGTCGAGCACATGCGCTCGCACCGTGATATCTGCAAGGGTGCGGTGGTCTGGCAGTTCAACGATTGCTGGCCGGTGACCTCGTGGGCGGCGCTTGATTCGGCCGGGCGCCGCAAGCCGCTCTGGTATGCGCTGAAGGCCGCCTATGATCCCCGCCTGCTGACGATCCAGCCGCGCGACGGCGGACTGGCAGCAGTGGCGGTCAATGAACGCACATTGTTCTGGCGGGCGAAGATCGCCGGCAAACGCCTGAGGCTCGACGGCACGGTGCTGGCCGAATTCGAATTTTGGCGCCTGCTCTGCGACCGCTTCGAGGCCAAGGAATTTCCGCTGCCCGAGGATATTGTTAGACCCGGCTTACCGAAGGAGGAGGTCATCGTCGTCGAGATGCTCGACCGGCGGGCTTTTCATTATTTCCTCGAGGATATCGAGCTTGCCTTATCGGTGCCGCGGCTGGCGGTCGATGTCACCGGGATCGATGGCGGGTTTGCAGTCAAGGTGACGGCTGAGAATTTCCTCAAGGATCTCTGCCTGATGGCGGATCGGCTGGATCCGGATGCGGTGGTCGATACGATGCTGGTGACGCTGCTGCCGGGCGAGAGCCATGTGTTTGCGGTGGCGACGGCGAAGGTGATTTCGGCCAATGACATTGTCGTCGGTACCGTGCTGCGGTCGGCCAATGATCTGGTTGCAGGGCGGTGA
- a CDS encoding ABC transporter permease, with protein MKLLVANLFRLAALALLLILLFRTEWLSFLLTPLTSNNAPAVYTQNSLASLAAGHLQLVIGSIVCSAVLAVLGGIFVTRESGADFLPLSRAIANAGQTFPPVAVLALAVPATGFGAMPTLIALFLYGLLPIFENTVAGLKQVSPQVLDAADGMGMSATQRLLRVELPLALPLILEGLKVATVINIGTATIGSTVAAKGLGEVIIAGLISDNTAFILQGGLIVGLMAVLIYDAMGLVEAAITRRIGLRPA; from the coding sequence ATGAAACTCCTCGTCGCCAATCTCTTCCGCCTGGCGGCGCTCGCCCTGCTGTTGATCCTGCTGTTCAGGACCGAGTGGCTTTCCTTCCTGCTGACGCCGCTGACCAGCAACAATGCGCCGGCCGTCTATACGCAGAACAGCCTTGCCTCGCTCGCCGCCGGCCATCTGCAGCTCGTCATCGGATCGATCGTCTGCAGCGCCGTGCTCGCCGTGCTCGGCGGCATCTTCGTCACCCGCGAAAGCGGCGCGGATTTCCTGCCGCTGTCGCGGGCGATTGCCAATGCCGGGCAGACCTTTCCGCCGGTCGCGGTGCTGGCGCTCGCCGTGCCCGCCACCGGCTTCGGCGCCATGCCGACGCTGATCGCGCTGTTTCTCTACGGCCTGCTGCCGATCTTCGAAAACACCGTCGCCGGCCTCAAACAGGTGTCGCCGCAGGTGCTCGATGCCGCCGACGGCATGGGCATGAGTGCCACGCAGCGGCTGTTGCGCGTCGAACTGCCGCTCGCCCTGCCGCTGATCCTCGAAGGACTGAAGGTCGCCACCGTCATCAATATCGGCACGGCGACGATCGGCTCGACGGTGGCGGCAAAGGGCCTCGGCGAGGTGATCATCGCCGGGCTGATTTCCGACAATACCGCCTTCATCCTGCAGGGCGGGCTGATCGTCGGCCTGATGGCGGTGCTGATCTATGATGCCATGGGCCTTGTCGAAGCGGCGATCACCCGAAGAATCGGCTTGCGCCCGGCGTGA
- the osmF gene encoding glycine betaine ABC transporter substrate-binding protein OsmF encodes MLKKLALAVSLSAFAAGAAHAADVVVSSKIDTEGTLLGNVIALALEANGIKTQDRIALGATPVVRKAITAGEIDIYPEYTGNAGFFFNKADDAAWKNIDQGYELAKKLDYDANKIVWLTPSPANNTWALAVRNDVAEPNKLKSLTDFGKWVAGGGSAKLAASSEFVNSAGALPAFQTTYGFQLKPDQMVVLSGGDTAATIKAAADQTNGVNTAMVYGTDGAIEAAELTVLEDDKNVQQVYAPTPIIREEVLKANPKIEEVLSPIFKSLTADELRKLNAKIQVDGEPAKSVAEAYLKEKGFLK; translated from the coding sequence ATGCTGAAGAAACTCGCACTCGCCGTCTCGCTCTCCGCCTTCGCGGCGGGTGCGGCCCATGCCGCGGATGTCGTCGTCTCGTCGAAGATCGACACGGAGGGCACGCTGCTCGGCAATGTCATCGCACTTGCGCTCGAAGCCAACGGCATCAAGACGCAGGACCGCATCGCGCTCGGGGCCACGCCGGTCGTGCGCAAGGCGATCACTGCAGGTGAAATCGACATCTATCCCGAATATACCGGCAATGCCGGCTTCTTCTTCAACAAGGCCGATGACGCCGCCTGGAAGAATATCGACCAAGGTTATGAACTGGCGAAGAAGCTCGATTACGATGCCAACAAGATCGTCTGGCTGACGCCGTCGCCGGCTAACAACACCTGGGCGCTCGCCGTGCGCAACGACGTCGCCGAGCCGAACAAGCTGAAGAGCCTCACCGACTTCGGCAAGTGGGTTGCCGGCGGCGGCAGCGCCAAGCTTGCGGCGTCTTCCGAATTCGTCAATTCGGCCGGCGCGCTTCCCGCCTTCCAGACCACCTACGGTTTCCAGCTGAAGCCCGACCAGATGGTCGTGCTCTCCGGCGGCGACACGGCGGCGACGATCAAGGCGGCAGCAGACCAGACGAACGGCGTCAACACCGCCATGGTCTACGGCACGGACGGCGCGATCGAAGCGGCCGAACTGACGGTTCTCGAAGACGACAAGAACGTGCAGCAGGTCTATGCACCGACGCCGATCATCCGCGAAGAGGTGCTGAAGGCCAATCCGAAGATCGAGGAAGTGCTTTCGCCGATCTTCAAGAGCCTGACCGCCGACGAGTTGCGCAAGCTCAACGCCAAGATCCAGGTCGATGGCGAGCCGGCGAAATCCGTCGCAGAAGCCTATCTCAAGGAAAAAGGCTTCCTGAAATAA
- the pgi gene encoding glucose-6-phosphate isomerase produces MNAIVEQLKSTAAATKATDIRAAFAADSERFSRFSVALDDLLMDFSKTAVNDDILKLLVKLAQDGGVEKKREEMFSGKAINFTEDRAVLHTALRNRSNTPVLVDGKDVMPDVNAVLAAMGKFADEIRSGALKGASGKAITDVVNIGIGGSDLGPVMATLALAPFHDGPRAHFVSNIDGAHIADILKLVQPETTLFIVASKTFTTVETMTNAQTARKFIAKALGEAAVQHHFAAVSTALDKVAAFGIDSARVFGFWDWVGGRYSIWSAIGLPLMIAVGPENFSKFLDGAHAVDNHFRQAPIAENLPMLLGLIGFYHRNVLGYPTRAILPYDQRLSRFPAYLQQLDMESNGKGVTIDGTPVEGNSGPVVWGEPGTNGQHAFYQLIHQGTSIIPAEFMIAANAFEPELRHQHQLLISNVLAQSEALMKGRSFEEAKKQLTDKGMDDKKADFIAPHRVFTGNRPSITFVYDKLTPYALGRLIALYEHRVFVEGVLFRINSFDQWGVELGKELATGLLPVVEGKESAAGHDSSTQGLVAALSKLAN; encoded by the coding sequence ATGAACGCCATCGTTGAACAGCTGAAAAGCACTGCCGCCGCCACCAAGGCGACCGATATCCGGGCGGCCTTCGCCGCCGATTCCGAGCGTTTTTCGCGTTTCTCCGTCGCGCTCGACGACCTGCTGATGGATTTTTCCAAGACGGCGGTGAATGACGATATCCTCAAGCTGCTGGTCAAGCTCGCGCAAGACGGCGGCGTCGAGAAGAAGCGCGAGGAGATGTTCTCCGGCAAGGCGATCAATTTCACCGAGGACCGCGCCGTGCTGCACACCGCACTGCGCAACCGCTCCAACACGCCGGTTCTGGTCGACGGCAAGGACGTCATGCCGGATGTCAACGCGGTGCTGGCTGCCATGGGCAAGTTTGCCGACGAGATCCGCTCCGGCGCACTGAAGGGCGCATCCGGCAAAGCGATCACCGACGTCGTCAATATCGGCATTGGCGGCTCGGATCTCGGCCCTGTCATGGCGACGCTGGCGCTCGCGCCCTTCCATGACGGCCCGCGTGCCCATTTCGTTTCTAACATCGACGGCGCCCATATCGCCGATATCCTCAAGCTGGTTCAGCCCGAGACAACGCTGTTCATCGTCGCCTCGAAGACCTTCACCACCGTGGAAACGATGACCAATGCGCAGACGGCGCGCAAATTCATCGCCAAGGCGCTCGGCGAAGCGGCCGTGCAGCACCATTTTGCCGCCGTCTCGACGGCGCTCGACAAGGTTGCCGCCTTCGGCATCGACAGCGCCCGCGTCTTCGGCTTCTGGGATTGGGTCGGCGGCCGCTACTCGATCTGGTCGGCGATCGGCCTGCCGCTGATGATCGCCGTCGGGCCGGAGAATTTCAGCAAGTTCCTCGACGGCGCCCATGCCGTCGACAATCATTTCCGTCAGGCGCCGATTGCCGAAAACCTGCCGATGCTGCTCGGCCTGATCGGCTTCTACCACCGCAATGTGCTCGGTTATCCCACCCGCGCCATCCTGCCCTATGACCAGCGCCTGTCGCGTTTCCCGGCCTATCTGCAGCAGCTCGACATGGAATCGAACGGCAAGGGCGTCACCATCGACGGCACACCGGTCGAGGGCAATTCCGGCCCTGTCGTCTGGGGCGAGCCCGGCACCAACGGCCAGCACGCCTTCTACCAGCTGATCCATCAGGGCACGAGCATCATCCCGGCCGAGTTCATGATCGCCGCCAATGCCTTCGAGCCGGAGTTGCGCCATCAGCACCAGCTGCTGATCTCCAACGTTCTTGCCCAGTCGGAAGCGCTGATGAAGGGCCGCAGCTTCGAAGAAGCCAAGAAGCAGCTGACCGATAAGGGCATGGACGACAAAAAGGCCGATTTCATCGCCCCGCACCGCGTCTTCACCGGCAACCGGCCGTCGATCACCTTCGTTTACGACAAGCTCACCCCTTACGCACTCGGCCGCCTCATCGCGCTCTACGAACACCGCGTCTTCGTCGAAGGCGTGCTCTTCCGCATCAACTCCTTCGACCAGTGGGGCGTCGAGCTCGGCAAAGAACTGGCGACGGGCCTGCTGCCGGTTGTCGAAGGCAAGGAGAGCGCGGCAGGCCACGATTCCTCGACGCAAGGCCTGGTTGCGGCGCTGTCGAAGCTGGCGAATTAA
- a CDS encoding ABC transporter ATP-binding protein, with protein MSMIEISNVTKRYGAATVVDNVSMQVEKGEITVIVGTSGSGKSTLMRMINRLVPITEGQIFVGGQNVMDVEVTELRRRIGYAIQGHGLFPHRTVAQNIATVPQLLDWDSARISRRVEELLGLFNLDPANFADKYPHQLSGGQQQRVGVARALAAEPELLLMDEPFGALDPVIRGKAQDDLLAIQKQFGTTIILVTHDMDEAFHLGNQIAVMSEGRLLQCSTPEKILTEPADPFVQQLTGTSDRALKLMSLLPLKESMEPAKSGLAYALPQSLSLRDALAEMIWQGVDEAAVQDGEKAPVGSISVTRLLELGRKA; from the coding sequence ATGAGCATGATCGAGATCAGCAACGTCACCAAGCGCTATGGCGCCGCCACCGTCGTCGACAATGTCTCGATGCAGGTCGAAAAGGGTGAGATCACCGTCATCGTCGGCACGTCGGGCTCCGGCAAATCGACGCTGATGCGGATGATCAACCGGCTGGTGCCGATCACCGAGGGCCAGATCTTCGTCGGCGGGCAGAACGTCATGGACGTCGAGGTGACCGAGCTTCGCCGCCGGATCGGCTACGCCATCCAGGGGCACGGCCTTTTCCCGCACCGCACCGTGGCGCAGAATATCGCCACCGTGCCGCAGCTTCTCGATTGGGATTCCGCACGTATTTCCAGGCGCGTCGAGGAACTGCTCGGGCTGTTCAATCTCGATCCGGCAAACTTCGCCGACAAATATCCGCACCAACTGTCCGGCGGCCAGCAGCAGCGCGTCGGGGTCGCCCGGGCGCTGGCGGCAGAACCGGAACTGCTGTTGATGGACGAACCCTTCGGGGCGCTCGATCCCGTCATCCGCGGCAAAGCACAGGACGACCTGCTGGCGATCCAGAAACAGTTCGGCACCACCATCATTCTCGTCACCCACGACATGGACGAGGCCTTCCATCTCGGCAACCAGATCGCTGTGATGAGCGAGGGCCGGCTGCTGCAATGCTCGACCCCGGAAAAGATCCTCACCGAACCCGCCGATCCCTTCGTCCAGCAATTGACCGGCACCTCCGACCGGGCGCTGAAGCTGATGTCGCTGCTGCCGCTGAAGGAGAGCATGGAACCGGCCAAGAGCGGGCTTGCCTATGCCCTGCCGCAGTCGCTCAGCCTGCGCGACGCGCTCGCCGAAATGATCTGGCAGGGGGTCGACGAGGCGGCGGTGCAGGATGGCGAAAAGGCGCCGGTGGGATCGATTTCGGTGACGCGGCTGCTCGAACTGGGCCGCAAGGCATGA
- a CDS encoding PRC-barrel domain-containing protein produces MLNQDTDATSRDPNAKGTHSLIASDRVEGTRVYGADGRHIGSIERLIIGKLDGRVAYAVLSFGGFLGIGHDHYPLPWEKLNYDTQLDGYRIDLTKEQIEGAPSYADDDDSWYNDNGRRVYDYYGVPPYWM; encoded by the coding sequence ATGCTGAATCAGGATACCGACGCCACCAGCCGCGACCCGAATGCCAAGGGCACACATTCGCTGATCGCCAGCGACCGCGTCGAAGGCACCCGGGTTTATGGCGCCGATGGCAGGCATATCGGCTCGATCGAGCGCCTGATCATCGGCAAGCTCGACGGCCGCGTCGCCTATGCCGTGCTGAGCTTCGGCGGCTTCCTGGGCATCGGTCACGACCACTATCCGCTGCCGTGGGAAAAGCTGAACTACGACACACAGCTCGACGGCTATCGCATCGACCTGACCAAGGAACAGATCGAAGGCGCCCCGAGCTACGCGGACGATGACGACAGCTGGTACAACGATAATGGCCGCCGAGTTTATGACTATTACGGCGTGCCGCCCTACTGGATGTAA
- a CDS encoding long-chain fatty acid--CoA ligase has translation MNSISVHPNGAKPEKPWLAAYPEMVPAELPPLEHASLAELLEKSCARYADRTAFASMGKAMSYRELESQTRKVAAWLQSTGLEKGDRVAVMMPNVLQNPVAAYAILRAGFVVVNVNPLYTPRELEHQLRDSGAKAIFVLENFARTVEQVLNKTDLRHVVVTSLGEMLGLKGLIVNFAVRKVKKLVPSWSIPQHKSFGQVLREGAKKTLQPVTLAGSDIAFLQYTGGTTGVAKGAVLTHANLLANKLQLSLWLRSAFERKKQPEVLNFLCALPLYHIFALTVNSLMGMSLGARNILIANPRDIPGLVKEFGKSDVHIFPGLNTLFNALMNNADFAKLDFSPLIMSLGGGMAVQRPVAERWLKMTGTAITEGYGLSETAPVATANRFDSPEFTGSIGLPMPSTDLDIRDEDGKSLPLGDVGEICIRGPQVMAGYWQKPEETARVMTDDGYFRSGDMGFMDARGYTKIVDRKKDMILVSGFNVYPNEIEEVAAMHAGILEAAAIGVPDGHSGEAVKLFVVRKDPNLTEAEVKAHCIANLTNYKRPRFIEFRTELPKSPVGKILRKDLRG, from the coding sequence ATGAACAGCATTTCCGTCCATCCGAACGGGGCCAAGCCTGAAAAACCCTGGCTTGCCGCCTATCCGGAGATGGTCCCGGCCGAGCTTCCGCCGCTGGAACATGCCTCGCTGGCGGAACTGCTCGAAAAATCCTGCGCCCGTTACGCCGACCGGACCGCCTTTGCCAGCATGGGCAAGGCGATGAGCTATCGCGAACTGGAGAGCCAGACGCGCAAGGTCGCAGCCTGGCTGCAGAGCACCGGCCTGGAGAAAGGCGACCGCGTCGCGGTGATGATGCCGAACGTCTTGCAGAACCCGGTCGCGGCCTATGCCATCCTCAGGGCCGGCTTCGTCGTCGTCAACGTCAACCCGCTCTATACGCCGCGCGAGCTCGAACACCAGCTGCGCGATTCCGGCGCCAAGGCGATCTTCGTGCTGGAGAATTTCGCCCGCACGGTGGAGCAGGTTCTGAACAAGACCGACCTTCGCCATGTCGTGGTCACCTCGCTCGGCGAAATGCTGGGGCTGAAGGGGCTGATTGTCAATTTCGCCGTGCGCAAGGTGAAGAAACTCGTCCCCTCCTGGTCGATCCCGCAGCACAAAAGCTTCGGCCAGGTGCTGCGCGAGGGAGCGAAAAAAACGCTGCAGCCGGTCACGCTTGCCGGCAGCGATATCGCCTTCCTGCAATATACCGGCGGCACGACCGGCGTTGCCAAGGGCGCGGTGCTGACGCATGCAAATCTGCTTGCCAACAAGCTGCAGCTGTCGCTCTGGCTGCGCTCGGCCTTCGAGCGCAAGAAACAGCCCGAGGTGCTGAATTTCCTCTGCGCTTTGCCGCTCTACCACATCTTCGCGCTGACGGTGAATTCGCTGATGGGCATGTCGCTCGGCGCCCGCAACATCCTGATCGCCAATCCGCGCGACATTCCCGGCCTCGTCAAGGAATTCGGCAAGTCCGATGTGCACATCTTCCCCGGGCTCAACACGCTGTTCAATGCGCTGATGAACAATGCCGATTTTGCCAAGCTCGACTTTTCCCCGCTGATCATGTCGCTCGGCGGCGGCATGGCCGTGCAGCGCCCGGTCGCCGAACGCTGGCTGAAGATGACGGGCACGGCGATAACGGAGGGCTACGGCCTTTCCGAGACAGCGCCCGTCGCCACCGCCAACCGGTTCGATTCGCCCGAATTCACCGGCTCGATCGGCCTGCCGATGCCCTCCACCGATCTCGATATCCGCGACGAGGACGGAAAATCGCTGCCGCTTGGTGATGTCGGCGAGATCTGCATCCGCGGGCCGCAGGTGATGGCCGGCTATTGGCAGAAGCCGGAGGAGACGGCGCGGGTGATGACCGACGACGGCTATTTCCGCTCGGGCGACATGGGTTTCATGGATGCACGCGGTTATACCAAGATCGTCGACCGCAAGAAGGACATGATCCTGGTTTCCGGCTTCAACGTCTATCCGAACGAGATCGAAGAGGTCGCCGCCATGCATGCCGGCATTCTCGAAGCGGCGGCGATCGGCGTGCCGGACGGGCATTCGGGCGAGGCGGTCAAACTCTTCGTCGTCAGGAAGGATCCGAACCTGACGGAGGCCGAGGTGAAAGCCCATTGCATCGCCAATCTCACCAATTACAAACGCCCGCGCTTCATCGAATTCCGCACCGAGCTGCCGAAGTCGCCGGTTGGCAAGATCCTGCGCAAGGATCTGCGCGGCTGA